The Solanum pennellii chromosome 11, SPENNV200 genome contains a region encoding:
- the LOC107003684 gene encoding uncharacterized protein LOC107003684: MLNLSKLEFVALDISGKNYLSWILDAEIHLAAKGLDATITEGNEASSQDKTKDMIFLRHHLDEGLKIEYLTVKEPLELWTDLKGRYDHLKATVLPRARYKWMHLLFQDFKTVIENNSVVFRITS, encoded by the coding sequence atgttGAATTTATCCAAACTTGAGTTTGTGGCATTAGATATTTCTGGAAAGAATTATCTTTCATGGATACTCGATGCTGAGATTCACTTAGCTGCTAAAGGTCTTGATGCCACCATTACTGAGGGAAATGAAGCATCAAGCCAAGATAAGACGAAGGATATGATTTTCCTTCGTCATCATCTTGATGAGGGCCTGAAGATTGAATATCTGACAGTAAAAGAACCACTTGAATTGTGGACTGATTTAAAGGGGAGATATGACCACCTAAAGGCAACAGTGTTGCCAAGAGCTCGTTATAAGTGGATGCATTTATTGTTTCAAGATTTTAAGACCGTAATTGAAAACAACTCTGTTGTATTCAGGATAACATCCTAA